The genome window ggaGCTgaagggcaaatttttcacacagagggtgatgcttgtatggaattaaatgccagaggaagtgttggagatacaagaacatttagaaggcacctggataggtTCGTGAAAAGCATTTCAAGGGATACAAGCTCATTGCTGGCCCATAAAACAAACTCGCGAAGAATCAATTCAGTTTAGGacatcagaacagatttacaagttGGACCGATAGTTAGACAACACAGAAATCAACCTATAACTTCTGGCAGACGCTCTAACATCTGCTAATATCTTGAAACAGAAGAGGCTGTTCATTTATGCTGAATGAGCTATTGCCCTTAGCACTTGTCTTGCAAGCGAATCACAATTTTACAATGAACTGCTGACTAACAGCAAACCTCCAATTGCAGGTAAGAGATAGAGAATACAATAGCTCATTCAGAATAATGTTCATCACAAGATCACAGGATACTTTGAAATATATGTATGAGATATGCAGTGCCAGCTGTTGCACAGAACTGGAAGAAAAACATTCTTGTCTCTCTGGTATTATAATCTTTTATCAACGGAGGTAGACATGGCTCTACATTAAAAGACTAATCACTTCACAAATGAACACAACCAGCCATGGCTTATGCAAAACATGACAGAGCAATACTTACTCACAATTTACAACTCAATTTTTGTTAAAGGTCATTCATAAAATAAAAAGGGAACTGTGAATTTTAAATGGAGACGGTCTCATCTGACCTCACTGAAGATCATTCCTTTTGTCATGAAAGGGTAATAACCACTTCTTTGATACTGATTACAATTTCACATTACTTTAAACTTACAATTTATCTCTTCACATGTTAAAAACCACCTTACACACAGTCCAGTGTTTGAAATTTCAAACATCTTTACAAAAAGAATCTCACATACTATTGAGTCTTTTTGAAGGTAAAATTACAAAATGTTAGAAAATTTcatttgtttgaaatgtggaGAACATCTGTAAATTGCAAAACATATTCTGAGTCGGAAGATCCAGAACagataaagaaaccaaaatatttcaaatgtgttAGATTACAAAAATATGAATATTTGGCACTGTGACTGTCCATTCATTCATATTGCACTGAACACAACTCCATGAGTTCCCATCCACCAGGAGACAAGAAATCATCCAACATAATACAAATATTTGTCATTGAGAGCAGGATGATGAAAGATAGGTCAGCCTGCGATAATCATCAAGCAAGGGGACAAATCCAGTCACAAAATTACACCTTTTTGTCAAGATCCTCACTTGTTGGGCCTCTTTATCTAAATCAGCCAAAGCACTCATCTTTGCTTTGGTTTTATTATACACTTGTGCCATCATATTGACATGTTTGTACATCTATATGTGAAAACCAGGAGAGAGTGTTGTGGTCTCTTTTGGCATCAAGAGAGGAACTGCTTCTTCTTTGCAGAGTAGAACACACCTGATTATATTGTGCACTAATGCAGTATGTCATGATGTGTGCACACAGTGGTGGGTTTGGTGGCACTGCAGAGAACAGGAGAGAGATTCATGCAATTGGTATTGATAGCCAATTGCGCCTTCACAGGGCAACATTTCGAAGAAAGTGAATAAGGCTTAAAATTAAGTgcaacaacattttcattttataaatgCCTTGCCAAAAGTAAAATTTTAAGCATTCATGATACATGGAAAGGTTGTAGCTCCACCAATTGACAAACAATTCAATCAAAGGCAATGTCTAATGGTGTTTTCAAACTAGAAATCCACATACTGTGCTATCACCACCTAGACAACATTGGTCTCAATTTTAGATTCGTCCATTCAACTGGGCCTAAATTGAAGGCACACAGACAACAGTTTCACATTCTGCCAAGCCACATCTTCTTAATGGATTCTGCAAGTTCTGCTTTAACTCGCACTTTTTGCCTTTCGCTTCTTCCCTTGGGAGGTGAAATGCTTGAGCGGGTTGCGCTTCATGTTTggcttaaaaaaaagggaaaaacagcCAACATTATTACTCATCTTACACAACACCAAAAGCAAAGCCACCATAACAGAATTTAAGAGGGTAGATAAATGAATGCAGATCTGTTGAAAACACAGCTGAAACACTGGTGACTGGCAAGTTAAATATAACATGTCTTCCAAATGCATCAAAGAATTATTTTGGACCAGACCAACTGAACATCTTCttgctgtttgtttcagatttcattgGCAGTGGTCCCTGAAGAATGCATCCTCAAGCTCTCCACACTTCTTTCTCAAACCCACCCACTTCACCTGCATCACGCATAACAATGCCTGAAGAGCATCAAAGCACCGTGGACAATTCCAAAATTTGTTACAGTAAAATCACAACACAGCAATACTGTCCTTCCATCCACCACACTTCAGCCACATTTTACTGATAATAGTTGTGACAATGAATTTTGATTGGTACAGCCTTAATATACATATATAGCCAACAGCAAAATAATCTTTTGCTCAGCAAGTAAAAAAATAGGTCACACAATGTTTCTTCGGTTCGACTGTAGTCTCCCACCTTTCTGTTTTTCTGAGTTGATTTTCCTGTGACCTTTCTTCGCCATCTTTTTCTTTTACTGATGAGGGGCTTCGTGATTCCTTTGAGGGTTTGGGGAACTGGCAGGATTAAAATACAAGTTACTTGAACTGCCAAAAACAAACAACTGGAATTTattgaaggaaaacaaaacagttCAGATGCTGAGAAGCTGAAATAGTaaccaagtgctggagaaactcatcagatcaGCAgcatgtggagaaagaaacagagttagagGCCAGGATGACTCTTATTGAGAACGATCAACGTCAAACATGAACTCGGTTTCTcactgcacagatgctaccaaactggttgaatttctccaacactgttTGTATTCCATTAAAATATTACTTGCCCGCTTCACTGCTACAATGTCAGGGGCAAATTCAGAAGCTATGGGGACAACACTTTTTAAAGCAGGAGTGAATTAACTTCAGGTAGCGTGGTACTGATGTGCTGAGTTTATCAGCATTGCCAACTGAGAGGTAAAAGATGAGAGACCTGGCCATTTTTGCGACCAAGGCAAGTTCAGGTCAAACTTGACAGTTCAGGGAGGTACAAGTTTGCCGACCAAGAACTATGACTCAGTACAAACTCATTCTTTTCCTGCATTACCAATGACTTAGATTAAACTATACATTGTCAATGGAACAAACAGTTTAAAAAGTGGTTCATTCTCCTTCTCAACAACCAAGAAACAACTGAACTCAAAACTTCCTCCGACACTTTCCTGCATGTTCTAGTTATTTGAAATCTTCTTACTTTATGTAAATTTGATTTACATTTGTCTAAGCAACTAATGACTAatacttcttttgccaattaaatTATTGAAGTTTTTCTGCAATTCCATTTCTTGCCATCCTTTTTAAATTGTATATTCCAAACTATCACGGAAAATAATTCCATGATATAATCTAGTGATCTGGAGAAGGAGACAAAGCATGTTTGACTGAGTACAAGTCGTGTACTCATAAGTGCAAATTAATACTGCAACTACCTAGGTTTTGCTAGTTTTTGAGAAGTATATGAGATGTGATGGATGAATAGCACCAAGATTATCTCTTTCTTTCTTACCACCTGCATTCTTTTTCTATGTTATTTGAATTTCATCTTGACTTCTCTTGTAAGCAACTTCTTGCACTTGCTTTCTATTCGTACATTTTTCTCTTTGAGATGAGTCCGTGCACTCTCAATGTTCAGAGTCACCCTGAGGCTAATCTTGTACAAAACTGGAgtttgattaggaatgatcagcaaAGGTCATGTCATGATTATGAACACCAGGTCGGCTGTTGAAATGATTGCAATAATCTCCCTGCTATttaagtgttgcaactgtactctGGCCAAATAAACTCTGTCTTGGCATCAGTGGAGCAAAGTGGACTCAAACAGTTTTCTGACTTTCAACAGTTTCCCCACTACTTCTGCCCTATTAAAATTTTGGGAACCCTTCTGGCCAAGATTTCATTAATTAAAAATCAATCACCATCTCCTTGTAGTTTTACAGTCTACATCACCAGTATACGTTCATCTCAGATAGGGAGAACATCTGTTCTTAAAATACTCTCATAATCCTTTTTGCTGGTCATCTGAATATTGAAGCTCCTGTaccttttatttcaaatcacCTGATTAACAAATAGCATCTATACACTACAGCAGCAAATGATATTCTCCCAGCACAGATCATTTGAACCAGGTCTCTGTGTTGGAGTGACAATGTCTTTCTTCCAGTGGATCACACAGGTAGGACTGGGCACATTTGCATCCACTGGGCAGGCTACTCACTCAAGTAATCCGGTACATTCTTCAAATGTGGCTTCACAATAGCAGGATGCAGAGGTTTATCATGTCGCAACAAATTAAAGTCTCGAGGATTGTCCTCAAAATAGGTCTGCAAGAAAAGAACATGCTCACTGCAGAACATTACTTTGACATGGAGTTTTATTAAACTACCTTAACACTCATTTTTAATTTTCCTGGAGCTACCTCTCTATGATCAGACTGCTACTGCAAATATCTCAGCGCATAAGAAGAGCAATAGAGTTCCACTTTCTCACCTTCAGTTTCTCAGAGTTGAGCAGTTCCTGTTTGATTTCCTTGATGCGAGCCTCTTTGATTGATTGTTTTGTAACTGAACGCATGGCATCCTACCAAGAAATAAAAATATACCTCAATTAACTGCCAGGACAAACGCAATACTCTGGAAACATCTCAACATGAACAGtagcatcaccttctcaagaacgaCTTGGTTATTTGCACAATGTATTTAACCCAAAAATCCGCATGAATTATTAGCATTTTAGATCAAACAACATGTGTAAATTTCAAAAACTATGCTTCCATTCTGTGATAATGCTTTtatcatgaatggtgatggtaCTTTGCACTCAGTATTTTCTTCATTGATGAGAAATGCCTTTCACGTCATGGCAGCACCATATCCATGTGCATACTGCTTCATAATACCATCTTCATTTTCATGTCTAAATGCTTATAGATGACTTCATAGTAGTGAAATGCATAATGATCAAAATAAAAGTCCTGGGACAAGGCACTGCAGACAGCAGATAAAGACAAAACTGATTAAATGGCTGACTTGTATGCAGTCAGCAACAGAACCCCCCCAAGAGTCTGGGAGAGGCAGCACAACAATGAACAGCAAATTTCACATCGTCTGTGTCGACCATACCTTACACCGATAGCGGAAGCCCTCAATCTCCTCAATGCGAAACTGATATGGTTTCAAAGCACAGTCCAAATTCTCTGTCAACACAAAGCAATGAACATTAATACAATTACAGGACATGAAACATTTCACACACTCATGTTGCTGAAAACAGAAGCTTTTCTCAATGACTGAGGATGAAAGATGAAATGGGTTTCTGGGGACAGCAGAAACATGGAAGATATTGCATCATTGGTACAACATGCACCACAATTTCTGCATATCTTGCTCTGCTGCCATCGTCCAGGGTGGTGAATAGGCTTTtaacaaagtttgggagaagatttgtaactctggtgctcgttgttgtggttctgttcgctgagctgggaatttgtgttacagacgtttcgtcccctgtctaggtgaaatcctcagtgcttgggagcctcctgtgaagcgcttttgtgacGTTTCCTCCGGCAATTAtaatgatttgtatctgccgcttccggttgtcagttccagctgtccgctgcagtggccgatatattgggtccagttcgaggcatggcactcatccacagattttatcaataagcacatcgacctggacccaatataccggccactggagcggacagctggaaccggcagcggcagatacaaatcactataaatgccgaaggaaacgtcacagaagcgcttcacaagaggctcccaagcactgaggatgtcacctagacaggggacaaaacgtctgcaacacaatttcccagcttgacgaacagaaccacaacaggctTTACAATTAGATACCCAGCAACATGTTTGTGCCACATGTCCTCATCCCTTGACTGTCAGATTGACTGCTGTGCAGAGAGATACATTTTCAAGGAACACTTGAAATACTTCTGATGTGATGCAAATATCACTTTCTATGCTACGATTTGTTGATCAGCCGTAAAGGTAATGGCAAGCTGCCTTTCTGAGCCTCTGCAGTCCACACAGTGCCCACACAGCATTCACCTAGAATTATATTAGAcaggaagttctaggattttaatCCTTCAGCACTGAAGCGAAGTTGATCTCATTCCAACTCAGGATTGGGGTGTGCAGCTTAAATGGAAATTGCAACCTGTATATGTTGCCATGCACCTGCTACTCATTCATGTCGGCAGATGGCACAAATTTGTCCTGTCCAGAAGATGCTGTAGATGCAGACACACAGAGTCGCTGCAGTGTATCTCGCACATTGTGATGCCACAGTGTACCTATCCTGGAGGGAGTGagtattgaaggtggcaggaatgCCACTTAAAAGGGCAAGCTGACCCGTGAGCAGGGAAGACTTTGCAAGATTGTGCTGaaagcatttactgcccataACATTTCTCCCCTCTCGAACTCACATTTAACTCTTTTAAGCACTTATTGAACCTAAATCGCACATGTTGCCTGGTAACACATTAACTTGGTCCCGAGCATTTGAACTCTGGTCTCCAAAGCATGTGTGCCTCTAGATTTCTTGTCAACAGGTAACACCAGTACGTTACCCATCCCAGCATAAGGTAATTCCTTTCAACTTCATGAATCAACTGATCTGCAAATGTAAAACAGTTCTCTCGTTGAAATACTCAAACTAAGAAATCAGCAACTGCACTTAACAAATCTCTCCTTGTGAAGGTCTTGTAGTTTCGCTTAAGCCTTTTCACTGGATTTCAATGATCTTTCATTAGAAAACCTCACAAAAGAATTCTCAATACAGACTCACACTACAACTCTCCAGTTGACAAACTAAACCAAGAAAACAAGACCAGACAGCATTCAAAGCATCTAAAGGCAGCAACACAGAACAGAGAAAGGATAAATattagtcaaaaagtgtagcCCTGGaaaatgtcaggcagcatccaaggtgcaggagagtcgatgttttgggcataagcccttcatcaggaacgttaCTTGGAACAAACCTCCAGCAAGTGCATCCTCCACATTCTGTAGTAGTGGCAATTCTGTGTGGGATACAAACGTCAATGCCGTCCCCTGGTTATTTGCACGGGCAGTCCTATGGAAAACAATTAGAGTCAGAATTTAACTATCAAATATGTAACTCATTTCCCATTTCAGTATTCATAAAATAAACAATGCCAGCATGATACCAGTAAGATTGATGCAGCCAGGTGAATTATGTGTATGATACCAAACAGTGACTCAACAGCATCTAAAAGAGAAGCTGCCAGTACGTGAGACAACAGTGCAGCAAGGACGGAACAAACATGAAAATGACATGTGGGAAAGCTGCTTGATGTACAGGTGCACATTATATCTCACCTGCCAACACGATGTATATAGGACTCCACTGAGCGTGGGAAGTCAAAGTTAATAACATTCGAAACATTATAAAAATCCACTCCTCTGGAGACCCCATATTCATGATCCTTGGCTCTGAAAGAGGAGCAGAAAGACTGGTCAACAGCAAATCATAAATATTCTAACCATTTGAACACATTGAATGAACTCTACCAGAAGGAAAGTACAGAGTGTTTTTATTTATGAAGTTGTAGACCAGAGTATGCTAGCCCAATAATTTCATTCCCCAGAATACAGAGCATACTGACATAGTTCCAGGATTAGGTTAGGGCCAGCCAGATATTTTATGTTGATGTTGGAGAGAAAGTAAGTTTATTTTTCAGCACTCTGATATGTAACATGGCGGAGTTAACTGCAAATTAGAGCTATAGATGCCCAGAAGATGGCCAAATTCACAGAAGCACAAAATCCCAAACTCagagatttctgatgaagggcttctgcccgaaacgtcgattttcctgctccttggatgttgcctgttctgttgtgcttttccagcacactctaatcttgactcagagAAAAACTAAGCTAATTGAGACTCAAACATCAAGCAAATTCAAAACAACAAAGCAAGAAATCCAGACTTGTAAATAACAATTTCAGGTAATTTAGAAGACAGAATTTTTTATTCATAGGGCTAAACGAAATTGATCATGCTTACCTTGCTTTTTTACACCATTTCTTTTTTGTCTTTTGCTCTTCTGAGCCACTTAAATTTGTCAAAACATGTTCATCTGTGGCAATGATATAATCATACAAACTCTGATTGAACTGATTGATGATATGACACCTGATGGAAAAATACAGGAAATAAGGTACACCAAAGATGCAATTTATTTGCCCAACTCTCCACATCATAGCACAAGTTTTCCACTAAATCTACAGCTAATAGGAAAGAGGTTATTCCAATCTCATCGTCCATATTGTCCTAAATATATTCATACAGAAACTTTCTGCAGTGGTGTGCCACATCTTGTGCATGTACAACCTAAAATGCTTGATTGCCCAGCTCAACAGAAGAAATAATTGTGGCACTGACGAGTTTCCCTTTTAAAACAGATTTCTTATAATATTTCACAAGTGCGAGCAAGTGTTTTTTATCCGCTATTTGATAGTTCTTTTTGTGATCTCTGATAGGAACATGCGAGTATGAGGGCTTTGCGGGGTTTGGGGCAAAGAGCATGTGTACGCGAGAGAAATCAAGCAGACAGCAGTTACCAACCAAGATTCTACCTGGAATGTACCGGTAATTCTGAGTTTAGGACACATGCCAAAATGCTGAATTGTTCCAAGAATAGTTTCAGCCGGTAGCATCTATCAATGGAATTCACAAAGATTATGGTCTTGCCACGGACAAGGGAGAGTTTGAAAAATGTGTAAAtcagaaggaatttctcctcctcctcgcaTTTAATGTGGTACTGGATCAGCTGTGAGCTATCCGGAAGCTGAGACTCGGTGAGCTTCAGAATCATCTGAAAGGGTAAAGGAGATCAGGTTACAGTGGACACACCAAAACATAAAACAGGACATGTACCAGTCTGTTTGTCTGGCAATGCCCTATTCCAGAATCAAGCACTTCCATCTACCTTAAGTTCAGTAACACGAAAATGCAGGAAATAGATGCATTAACCCCTCATGCCTTCTCCACATTTCAACAAGATAATGGCTGGCATTACATCTCCCTGAATGTAAAAACAATAAAATACTATCCATAATAATTATTTTTATCATGTCTGTCTCACTGCTCATAGGAATGAAATACCAATTGCATTTACAATACATTTGCTTTAGTGCTCATGGACAAACTGTCTTTGCACAAATTGAATATCATACAATTGACCAGACAAAGAAAGAAATTGGAGTCATACATGACCTTTTGTATCCTCAAGAGACCACGCAGCTCATGTAAAATGAATTACTTTGTGAGAAATAGTCACCGTTTTCAGGGAAGACATAGCTCTCTGTGACTAACACATGCTAACCTGTCAAAATTCATTGTACACGAAAGACAATGCTGACCAAAACACAGGCAGAAATCCCCATTTGACTTCCACAAAATGAAATTGAACCTTTTCATACACATGGTGTATAGATAAATACATCTTCAGATTAAAGTGTCATCTAGAGCTATGAACACTCTTATCTCCTGTGTGGTGCACAGATTATGTGCTCAGTATCGAGACTGAGGACGGAAACAACAATTTCCTGTTTGAGACACAGGGAGAGGCCTCTGTCGCATTTGAGAAGATTTCTTACCGGGTTATGAAGCACCAGTTCCTTCAATGTCTGAACATCCTCATTAAATGTGGCTGACATCAAGAATGCTTGGTAAATCTTTGGAAGGTGTCTGCAAAGAGACAGAATAAGCCTTGAAGACAAGCAATCCGTTTAGCACAACCATAACCAAAGGGCCTCAATGTTACAGATACTGTAACAATCAAAAATATAATTACAGGCCAGGGGGTGAGGTCATGAGACTCCAGTAAAACAGCAGTGAAAGTAGCAATATTAGCACAGCGCCATCACTCAGTACACCTGACACActggtttaaaataaaaacatggaGGTGCCACTTGGGACATCACACTCTTGTGAGCAGTTTGCAGGACCAACTTGACGAATCCCACAATCCACCTTTTCTCCACTTACTCTTTGCCCCTCTTGAACTTTCCATAATTCTGAAAGCCCCAATTGTACTTactctcagacaatgcatttcagAGCCCAGCCATACATCTAAAAGAAATTCCACATGTtgtctttgcttcttttgcaaattgctTTAAATTGGTGCCCTCTGGCAAAAACCTTTGCAATAACTCGAACAGTGTatcaatcttcactttctccagttCTGTGATGACACTGAACCAACAGGAGTTTTGAGAAAAAGAAACTTACCCCAGCAGGTTTTTTAGATCATTTTCAAATCCAAATGAGAAGAGTAGATCAGCCTCATCAATGACAAGCATCTccagtgaggtgctgaggttcAGGGTGTGCTGTTCCAAATGTAGCAGAATTCGAGAAGGCGTACCAATAACAATGTCAGGTTTCTCCATTAATATAGGCCTGAAAGAATGTCGTAAGTGAGAACTTACTCAAGTTGTGATACTGAAGACAAGTGCCCCAAAATCATGCACTCATATTTTATACCTTTGTGCTGATACATCCACCTGTCCCGAAACATCAGCCACTCGAACATCCCGAGCACAACACAATGTGAGTTGTCGGACCATCTGCTGCACTTGTTGACCTAGTTCCTTTGTGGGAACCAATATGAGAGCTCGCACTGCTTGCTCGCAGACTGActaaacaaagacagaaaattaaaGCTTAATTATAACTTTGTTCTGCAATGTTGACAACTCATGCAGCCTGTGCCGTGTGGTAGCAAAAAGATACTTCCCTGACCTAAGAGCGAGCTCTTCATAACACAGAATGAATGAAGGCAGATGCAAACTCGATcattggtcgtttgttctgtgtcagactactctcctacgaacctgaccttgagaattttttaaaacaacg of Chiloscyllium plagiosum isolate BGI_BamShark_2017 chromosome 42, ASM401019v2, whole genome shotgun sequence contains these proteins:
- the ddx56 gene encoding probable ATP-dependent RNA helicase DDX56; its protein translation is MAAEKLRFHEMGLDERVLQAIASLSWAEPTLIQEKAIPLALEGKDLLARARTGSGKTAAYAIPIIEHLLNTKKSVCEQAVRALILVPTKELGQQVQQMVRQLTLCCARDVRVADVSGQVDVSAQRPILMEKPDIVIGTPSRILLHLEQHTLNLSTSLEMLVIDEADLLFSFGFENDLKNLLGHLPKIYQAFLMSATFNEDVQTLKELVLHNPMILKLTESQLPDSSQLIQYHIKCEEEEKFLLIYTFFKLSLVRGKTIIFVNSIDRCYRLKLFLEQFSILACVLNSELPVHSRCHIINQFNQSLYDYIIATDEHVLTNLSGSEEQKTKKKWCKKARAKDHEYGVSRGVDFYNVSNVINFDFPRSVESYIHRVGRTARANNQGTALTFVSHTELPLLQNVEDALAGENLDCALKPYQFRIEEIEGFRYRCKDAMRSVTKQSIKEARIKEIKQELLNSEKLKTYFEDNPRDFNLLRHDKPLHPAIVKPHLKNVPDYLIPQTLKGITKPLISKRKRWRRKVTGKSTQKNRKPNMKRNPLKHFTSQGKKRKAKSAS